The Pimelobacter simplex genomic sequence GCGCAGGCACAGGTCGGAGTCCTCGTAGTAGACGAAGAAGCCCGCGTCCCACCCGCCGATCTCGTCGAAGACGCTGCGGGGCACGGCGACCGCGGCACCGATGACCCACGGCACGTCCTTGACCTCGTGCGGGTCCGCGGTGACCTCGTAGTGGGCCCGGCTGGCGGCGGAACCGGCGAAGTGGAGCACCTTGCGGTAGAGGTAGGGCGCGCGGCGGCCGTTCTCCTGGGGGCTCCCGTCGAGGTTGAGCAGCTGGGGTGCGGTGAGCGCGCGCCGGTCGAGCGCGAGCGCGGCGAGCCGGTCGATGCCCTCCTGGGTGACGGTGACGTCGGGGTTGGCGAAGACCAGGCAGTCGGCGCCGCCCGCGGCCGCCGCGGCGGCGCCGGCGTTGTTGGCGGCCGAGAAGCCGACGTTGTCCGGGAGCCGCACCACGTGTGCCCCGAGCTCCTCGGCGAGCTCGGCCGAGCCGTCGGTGGAGGCGTTGTCGACGACGATCCACGCGGCGTCGAGCGCGGCGGCCCCGCGCCAGTGCCGGTCGAGGTCGGCCCGGCTGTGGAAGGTCACGGTGACCACCGCGACGCGCGGGCTCATCCGAGGCCACCGATCGCCCGGGCCACCCAGGACCGCCAGGTCCAGGCACCGAAGGCGCGGGCCGCACTCTCCCACGCGGCGACCGGACGGCGGCGGGCCTCGTCGACCGCGGCGGCGACGGCGGCGTCGTCGTCCCCCTGGGCGACGACGGCATGGCCGCGCGCGGTCTCGGCCAGGACCGGCAGGTCGCTGACCACCGTGGGCCGGGCCAGGCGCAGCGCCTCGGCCACGGGCAGTCCGTAGCCCTCGTAGGTGGAGAGCATGCAGAAGACGTCGCAGGCGAGGTAGGCCGCGACCACCTCCGCATCGCCGGGCGTCTCGAGCCGGGTGACCCGGTCCGCGACGCCCAACCGGTCGGCGGTCGCGGCCCAGTGGGCCTGCCACGAGTCCGGCGTACCGATCACCGTGAGCCGGTGGTCGGGACGCTCGTGCAGGAGCCGCAGCAGGCGGTCCACGCCCTTGTTGCGGGCGTGGCCGAAGGTGAGCAGGCGGACCGTGCGGTCGGCACGGTCGCGGGCGGGAGTCACCGGGGCCGGGACGGCGACGTGGTCGACCGGCAGCGGCAGCACCAGCGTCTTGGCCGCGGCCGCGGGCCGGAAGGCCGCTACCTCGGCCGCCGTGGCGCGGCTGTTGACCACGATCCGGTCGGCGCGGCGCACCGTCCAGTGGTGCAGGAGGACGCGGTAGAGCCGCTGCCCGCGGCCGATCCCGTGGATCTCGGGACGCCGGAAGTTGAGGTCGTGGACGACGACCACGTGGGCGCGCGAGCGGGTCAGGAACCGCAGCGCGGGAGCCGCGTCGACCCGTACGTCGAAGCGCGGCGCACGGCGTGCCGCCCACGCATCGCCGAGCAACGAGCCCACCCGGCTCGACCGCTGGGTGCTGGCGATCTCGATCCCGTCGATCCCGTCGACCCCGGGACCGCTCGGTGAGCGCGGCGCGTTGGCCACGGCCACCGGGCCGTAGGCGCGCAGCTCGGCGCACAGCGCGTCGTGCACCCGCACGATGCCGCCGTGGTGGGCCCCGAAGCCGTTGACGAGCGAGCGCATGCCTAGGCCTCGTCCGTCCCGGCGACGACCGGGGCGCCGGTCGCGGTGACCGGGGCGTAGCCGTACCCGTAGCCGTAGGACCTGCCCTTGACCGGCACCCTGTTGAGCACCAGCCCGGTCAGGTGGGCGTCGACCTGCTTGAGCCGCTCGATCGAGAGCCGTACCTGGTCGCGGGTGACCCGGCCGTGGCTGAGGACGACGAGCGCCCCGTCGGCCTTGGCCGCCAGCAGGGCCGCGTCGGTGACCGGCAGCAGCGGCGGGGCGTCGATGATGACGATCTCGTGATCGGCGCGCACCCCGGCGAGGAAGTCCTCCATCGCGTGGGACTGGAGCAGCTCGGCCGGGTTGGGCGGCACCGGGCCGGACGCGACGAACCGCAGGCCCGACTCGACGTGGGTCTGGGTGGCGTCGGCGGTGGAGAGCCGGCCGATCAGGATGTCGGTCAGGCCGACGGCGCCGTCGAGCCCGAGTCGCTCGGCCGCGGTCGGGCGGCGCAGGTCGCCGCCGACCAGGAGGGTGCGGGTACCGCCCTGGGCCAGGCTGATCGCGAGGTTGGTCGCGGTCGAGGTCTTGCCCTCCTCGGGCACGGCCGAGGTCACCACGAAGACCTTGTGCCGGTTGTCGACGTCGACGAACTGGAGGTTGGTGCGCAGCACCCGGAACGACTCGGCGCGCGGGGCGTGCGAGGCGATCTGGGTGAGCAGCGGTGTCTTGGCGGTGGCCGGGTCGGCGACGATCGTGCCGAGCGTCGGGGCGTCGGTGAGCGCGGCGACGTCGTCGAGCGACTTGACCCGGGTGTCGAGCACCTCGCGCAGGACCGCGGCGCCGAAGCCGAGGAGCAGGCCTGCGGCCAGGCCCAGCGCCAGGTTGCGCCGGGGCCGGGGCGCGACCGGGT encodes the following:
- a CDS encoding glycosyltransferase family 2 protein, translated to MSPRVAVVTVTFHSRADLDRHWRGAAALDAAWIVVDNASTDGSAELAEELGAHVVRLPDNVGFSAANNAGAAAAAAGGADCLVFANPDVTVTQEGIDRLAALALDRRALTAPQLLNLDGSPQENGRRAPYLYRKVLHFAGSAASRAHYEVTADPHEVKDVPWVIGAAVAVPRSVFDEIGGWDAGFFVYYEDSDLCLRARRAGHPVLLDGGVRWTHAWARATRRTRSWRVWRIELRSALRFYRRYWRLLGHPALPGPRSRGGRHDVVTSARTPA
- a CDS encoding glycosyltransferase → MRSLVNGFGAHHGGIVRVHDALCAELRAYGPVAVANAPRSPSGPGVDGIDGIEIASTQRSSRVGSLLGDAWAARRAPRFDVRVDAAPALRFLTRSRAHVVVVHDLNFRRPEIHGIGRGQRLYRVLLHHWTVRRADRIVVNSRATAAEVAAFRPAAAAKTLVLPLPVDHVAVPAPVTPARDRADRTVRLLTFGHARNKGVDRLLRLLHERPDHRLTVIGTPDSWQAHWAATADRLGVADRVTRLETPGDAEVVAAYLACDVFCMLSTYEGYGLPVAEALRLARPTVVSDLPVLAETARGHAVVAQGDDDAAVAAAVDEARRRPVAAWESAARAFGAWTWRSWVARAIGGLG
- a CDS encoding polysaccharide biosynthesis tyrosine autokinase, which codes for MTMELRDYVRVLRRRWLMILLLGAAATAAAGVLTAVQAPQYASTARLFVSTSQTDDSQLLQGGQFSAQRVKSYADLITSRELARRVIAETGSDLEPDQLAEKVSAEAVLDTVNLDLTVTDGDAHRAQAIAQSYAEQLTDLVRELETPGGQDEAPIKATIVDAASYSADPVAPRPRRNLALGLAAGLLLGFGAAVLREVLDTRVKSLDDVAALTDAPTLGTIVADPATAKTPLLTQIASHAPRAESFRVLRTNLQFVDVDNRHKVFVVTSAVPEEGKTSTATNLAISLAQGGTRTLLVGGDLRRPTAAERLGLDGAVGLTDILIGRLSTADATQTHVESGLRFVASGPVPPNPAELLQSHAMEDFLAGVRADHEIVIIDAPPLLPVTDAALLAAKADGALVVLSHGRVTRDQVRLSIERLKQVDAHLTGLVLNRVPVKGRSYGYGYGYAPVTATGAPVVAGTDEA